In a single window of the Hypanus sabinus isolate sHypSab1 chromosome 24 unlocalized genomic scaffold, sHypSab1.hap1 SUPER_24_unloc_7, whole genome shotgun sequence genome:
- the LOC132385534 gene encoding tubulin beta chain-like isoform X2, which translates to MRQPDRSQGGKYVPRAILVDLEPGTMDSVRSGPFGQIFRPDNFVFGQSGAGNNWAKGHYTEGAELVDSVLDVVRKEAESCDCLQGFQLTHSLGGGTGSGMGTLLISKIREEYPDRIMNTFSVVPSPKVSDTVVEPYNATLSVHQLVENTDETFCIDNEALYDICFRTLKLTTPTYGDLNHLVSATMSGVTTCLRFPGQLNADLRKLAVNMVPFPRLHFFMPGFAPLTSRGSQQYSSLTVPELTQQMFDAKNMMAACDPRHGRYLTVAAIFRGRMSMKEVDEQMLNVQNKNSSYFVDWIPNNVKTAVCDIPPRGLKMSATFIGNSTAIQELFKRISEQFTAMFRRKAFLHWYTGEGMDEMEFTEAESNMNDLVSEYQQYQDATAEEDGEFEEEDDEEVA; encoded by the exons ATGCGGCAACCAGATCGGAGCCAAG GTGGCAAGTACGTACCCAGGGCCATACTGGTCGATCTGGAGCCGGGCACGATGGACTCCGTACGGTCGGGGCCCTTCGGGCAGATCTTCCGACCTGACAACTTTGTTTTTG GCCAGAGCGGAGCGGGCAACAACTGGGCCAAGGGCCACTACACAGAGGGCGCAGAGCTGGTAGACTCCGTCCTGGACGTAGTGCGGAAGGAGGCGGAGAGCTGCGATTGCCTCCAGGGATTCCAGCTCACCCACTCACTGGGCGGGGGCACTGGTTCAGGCATGGGCACCCTCCTCATCAGCAAGATCCGGGAGGAGTACCCAGACCGCATCATGAACACCTTCAGCGTGGTGCCCTCGCCCAAGGTGTCAGACACGGTGGTAGAGCCCTACAACGCCACGCTCTCCGTCCACCAACTAGTGGAGAACACGGACGAGACCTTCTGTATCGACAACGAGGCCCTCTACGACATCTGCTTCCGCACCCTCAAGCTCACCACTCCCACCTACGGGGACCTCAACCACCTGGTCTCGGCCACCATGAGTGGCGTCACCACCTGCCTCCGCTTCCCGGGCCAGCTCAACGCCGACCTGCGCAAACTGGCGGTCAACATGGTGCCCTTCCCCCGTCTCCACTTCTTCATGCCAGGCTTCGCCCCTCTCACCAGCCGCGGCAGCCAGCAGTACAGCTCCCTCACCGTACCCGAGCTGACGCAGCAGATGTTCGACGCCAAGAACATGATGGCGGCCTGTGACCCCCGCCACGGCCGCTACCTGACTGTGGCGGCCATCTTCCGCGGCCGCATGTCCATGAAGGAGGTCGATGAGCAGATGCTCAATGTCCAGAACAAGAACAGCAGCTACTTTGTGGACTGGATCCCCAACAATGTCAAGACGGCCGTCTGCGACATCCCGCCCCGCGGCCTCAAGATGTCCGCCACCTTCATCGGGAACTCCACCGCCATCCAGGAGCTCTTCAAGCGCATCTCCGAGCAGTTCACCGCCATGTTCCGACGCAAGGCCTTCCTCCACTGGTACACGGGCGAGGGGATGGACGAGATGGAGTTCACGGAGGCTGAGAGCAACATGAATGACCTCGTTTCCGAGTACCAGCAATACCAGGACGCCACCGCTgaggaggatggggagtttgAGGAGGAGGATGACGAAGAGGTTGCCTGA
- the LOC132385534 gene encoding tubulin beta-4B chain-like isoform X1, translated as MREIVHLQAGQCGNQIGAKFWEVISDEHGIDCTGTYRGDSDLQLERINVYYNEATGGKYVPRAILVDLEPGTMDSVRSGPFGQIFRPDNFVFGQSGAGNNWAKGHYTEGAELVDSVLDVVRKEAESCDCLQGFQLTHSLGGGTGSGMGTLLISKIREEYPDRIMNTFSVVPSPKVSDTVVEPYNATLSVHQLVENTDETFCIDNEALYDICFRTLKLTTPTYGDLNHLVSATMSGVTTCLRFPGQLNADLRKLAVNMVPFPRLHFFMPGFAPLTSRGSQQYSSLTVPELTQQMFDAKNMMAACDPRHGRYLTVAAIFRGRMSMKEVDEQMLNVQNKNSSYFVDWIPNNVKTAVCDIPPRGLKMSATFIGNSTAIQELFKRISEQFTAMFRRKAFLHWYTGEGMDEMEFTEAESNMNDLVSEYQQYQDATAEEDGEFEEEDDEEVA; from the exons ATGCGGGAGATCGTGCACCTTCAGGCCGGCCAATGCGGCAACCAGATCGGAGCCAAG TTCTGGGAAGTCATCAGTGATGAACATGGCATCGACTGCACTGGGACCTACAGAGGTGACAGTGACTTGCAGCTGGAAAGGATCAATGTCTATTACAATGAAGCCACAG GTGGCAAGTACGTACCCAGGGCCATACTGGTCGATCTGGAGCCGGGCACGATGGACTCCGTACGGTCGGGGCCCTTCGGGCAGATCTTCCGACCTGACAACTTTGTTTTTG GCCAGAGCGGAGCGGGCAACAACTGGGCCAAGGGCCACTACACAGAGGGCGCAGAGCTGGTAGACTCCGTCCTGGACGTAGTGCGGAAGGAGGCGGAGAGCTGCGATTGCCTCCAGGGATTCCAGCTCACCCACTCACTGGGCGGGGGCACTGGTTCAGGCATGGGCACCCTCCTCATCAGCAAGATCCGGGAGGAGTACCCAGACCGCATCATGAACACCTTCAGCGTGGTGCCCTCGCCCAAGGTGTCAGACACGGTGGTAGAGCCCTACAACGCCACGCTCTCCGTCCACCAACTAGTGGAGAACACGGACGAGACCTTCTGTATCGACAACGAGGCCCTCTACGACATCTGCTTCCGCACCCTCAAGCTCACCACTCCCACCTACGGGGACCTCAACCACCTGGTCTCGGCCACCATGAGTGGCGTCACCACCTGCCTCCGCTTCCCGGGCCAGCTCAACGCCGACCTGCGCAAACTGGCGGTCAACATGGTGCCCTTCCCCCGTCTCCACTTCTTCATGCCAGGCTTCGCCCCTCTCACCAGCCGCGGCAGCCAGCAGTACAGCTCCCTCACCGTACCCGAGCTGACGCAGCAGATGTTCGACGCCAAGAACATGATGGCGGCCTGTGACCCCCGCCACGGCCGCTACCTGACTGTGGCGGCCATCTTCCGCGGCCGCATGTCCATGAAGGAGGTCGATGAGCAGATGCTCAATGTCCAGAACAAGAACAGCAGCTACTTTGTGGACTGGATCCCCAACAATGTCAAGACGGCCGTCTGCGACATCCCGCCCCGCGGCCTCAAGATGTCCGCCACCTTCATCGGGAACTCCACCGCCATCCAGGAGCTCTTCAAGCGCATCTCCGAGCAGTTCACCGCCATGTTCCGACGCAAGGCCTTCCTCCACTGGTACACGGGCGAGGGGATGGACGAGATGGAGTTCACGGAGGCTGAGAGCAACATGAATGACCTCGTTTCCGAGTACCAGCAATACCAGGACGCCACCGCTgaggaggatggggagtttgAGGAGGAGGATGACGAAGAGGTTGCCTGA